One genomic window of Azospirillaceae bacterium includes the following:
- a CDS encoding putative zinc-binding peptidase, with amino-acid sequence MKLFNCQACGQLLYFENRVCERCGHPLGYLPDDDRMHALEAEDGAWHALGAPEHLYKFCANADLDACNWLIPAGHEETLCAACRHNRTIPDVSAPDSLVRWRKIELAKHRLFYTLIKLRLPLVNRVDDPETGLAFDFLEDPPDSAVMTGHDNGLITLALTEADDAEREVRRTRLHEPYRTLLGHFRHEVGHYYWDRLVRDEGRLDACRAVFGDEREDYGAALQRHYDQGAPAGWQQTYISAYATSHPWEDFAETWAHYLHIVDTLETARAFGIRVRPAQDRTGDLSTQVDFDPYRHGTIGAMVDAWLPIAFAVNNINRSMGQTDVYPFILTEAVIAKLGFIHDLIGADRTASPLS; translated from the coding sequence GTGAAGCTGTTCAATTGCCAGGCTTGCGGACAGTTGCTGTATTTCGAGAACCGCGTCTGTGAACGCTGCGGCCACCCGCTGGGCTATCTGCCCGACGACGACAGGATGCACGCGCTGGAGGCGGAGGACGGCGCCTGGCATGCCCTGGGGGCGCCGGAACACCTCTACAAGTTCTGCGCCAATGCGGATCTCGACGCCTGCAACTGGCTGATCCCGGCGGGGCATGAGGAAACCTTGTGCGCCGCCTGCCGCCACAACCGCACCATCCCCGACGTGTCCGCCCCCGACAGCCTGGTGCGCTGGCGCAAGATCGAACTGGCCAAGCACCGGCTGTTCTACACCCTGATCAAGCTGCGCCTGCCGCTGGTCAACCGCGTGGACGATCCCGAGACCGGCCTGGCCTTCGACTTCCTGGAAGACCCACCTGATAGCGCTGTCATGACAGGACATGACAACGGCCTGATCACCCTGGCGCTGACGGAGGCCGACGATGCGGAGCGGGAGGTGCGCCGCACCCGCCTGCACGAACCCTATCGCACCCTGCTGGGCCATTTCCGGCATGAGGTCGGCCATTATTACTGGGACCGGCTGGTGCGCGATGAAGGCCGGCTGGACGCCTGCCGCGCCGTCTTCGGCGATGAGCGCGAGGATTATGGTGCCGCCTTGCAGCGCCATTACGACCAGGGCGCGCCGGCCGGCTGGCAGCAGACCTACATCAGCGCCTATGCCACCTCCCATCCCTGGGAGGATTTCGCCGAGACCTGGGCGCATTACCTGCACATCGTCGACACCCTGGAAACGGCGCGCGCCTTCGGCATCCGCGTCCGGCCGGCGCAGGACCGCACCGGCGACCTGTCCACCCAGGTGGACTTCGACCCCTACCGCCACGGCACCATCGGGGCCATGGTGGACGCCTGGCTGCCCATCGCCTTCGCCGTCAACAACATCAACCGCAGCATGGGCCAGACCGACGTCTACCCCTTCATCCTGACGGAGGCGGTGATCGCCAAGCTGGGCTTCATCCACGACCTGATCGGCGCCGACCGGACCGCGTCCCCTCTGTCCTGA
- a CDS encoding ROK family protein, producing the protein MAAPEGYAPADLMQAIAPSLSGTNLERAGDHNQRVTLQAIRVGGQTTRAGLVEVTGLTPPAIANITKRLLAEGLILEAGRQHGGRGQPAIVLEMNPDGCFSIGVNIDRDHITVLALDLLGNVRARSSREIDFAPPEVVARFFREEVTAMLARPDLPAGRFIGIGVAVPDDIGRVNLARWPEAYAAWRDVNIASLFRGMLPVPLPVFVENDATAAALGELQFGHGLRHRTFFYILISGGLGGGIIIDGVHFRGARGRSGEIGFLPIRSPRTDARTLQEAVSLSALYDLLAKAGHAVSQPDQLAALRGTAAQGVVDGWVDLAADLMTDPLIATTCLVNPDAIFLGGRLPADLVDRLAAALNQRLGRHVDVIPEVAPVLRGAMAADAPAIGAGMLPFNDRLLPTRSALMKTAED; encoded by the coding sequence ATGGCAGCGCCGGAGGGATACGCCCCAGCGGACCTGATGCAGGCCATCGCCCCCAGCCTGTCCGGCACCAACCTGGAACGGGCGGGCGATCACAACCAGCGCGTGACCCTGCAGGCCATCCGCGTCGGCGGCCAGACCACCCGCGCCGGCCTGGTGGAGGTGACGGGCCTGACGCCGCCCGCCATCGCCAACATCACCAAGCGCCTGCTGGCCGAGGGCCTGATCCTGGAGGCGGGCCGCCAGCACGGCGGGCGCGGCCAGCCGGCCATCGTGCTGGAGATGAACCCCGACGGCTGCTTTTCCATCGGCGTCAACATTGATCGCGACCACATCACCGTGCTGGCGCTGGACCTGCTGGGCAATGTCCGCGCCCGGTCGTCACGGGAGATCGACTTCGCCCCGCCGGAGGTGGTGGCCCGGTTCTTCCGGGAAGAGGTCACGGCCATGCTGGCGCGGCCGGACCTGCCGGCCGGGCGCTTCATCGGCATTGGCGTGGCGGTGCCGGACGACATCGGCCGGGTCAACCTGGCCCGCTGGCCCGAGGCCTACGCCGCCTGGCGCGACGTCAATATCGCCAGCCTGTTCCGGGGCATGCTGCCCGTGCCCCTGCCGGTGTTCGTGGAGAACGACGCCACCGCCGCGGCGCTGGGCGAATTGCAGTTCGGCCACGGCCTGCGCCACCGCACCTTCTTCTACATCCTGATCAGCGGCGGGCTGGGCGGCGGCATCATCATCGACGGCGTCCATTTCCGCGGCGCCCGGGGCCGCAGCGGCGAGATCGGCTTCCTGCCCATCCGCTCCCCCCGCACCGATGCCCGCACCTTGCAGGAGGCGGTGTCCCTGTCCGCCCTGTATGACCTGCTGGCCAAGGCCGGACATGCCGTGTCCCAGCCGGACCAGCTGGCGGCGTTGCGCGGCACGGCGGCGCAAGGCGTGGTGGACGGGTGGGTCGACCTGGCAGCCGATCTGATGACCGACCCGCTGATCGCCACCACCTGCCTGGTGAACCCCGACGCCATCTTCCTGGGCGGCCGGCTGCCCGCCGACCTGGTGGACAGGCTGGCCGCCGCCCTGAACCAGCGCCTGGGCCGGCATGTCGACGTCATTCCGGAAGTGGCACCCGTGCTGCGCGGCGCCATGGCGGCCGATGCCCCCGCCATCGGCGCCGGCATGCTGCCCTTCAACGACCGGCTGCTGCCCACCCGCAGCGCGCTGATGAAGACGGCCGAGGACTGA
- a CDS encoding carboxylesterase family protein encodes MGTRLRSIRHAAALLAGAWLTMAPMVQAAEGPTVTTTGGTVQGESLQHGGALFRGIPFAQPPVANLRWQPPQPIRWTGVRPATQSAVPCLQSAYGWNDKDAARSAEDCLYLDVRTPALTPPKALPVMVWIHGGANRAGSGGGYSLSTLTDQGVVLVTVQYRLDLFGFLSLPELTAQSPAHASGNYGLMDQIAALRWVRDNIARFGGDPANVTIFGESAGSQDVGLLMLSPQARGLFTKAIEQSGTAGFGVAPRTLAENEALGRDLLAKAGAKDLAQLRAMPGRDLLNAAAPLIPPTPDASFIWLQAVVDGQVLTETPAQALAQGHQAPVPLMIGANARELGLHGGPEAVVPTIRREFGTNADRAMAFYGIKDGQVPAPDPRLGDTATQLASDLTFRCPSLAVATWQAATGVPVWVYHFDHDPAQGPVSHGSDLPFVFSGQPAGKPGDDRPTLPRYWANFARTGNPNGTDLTPWPAFAAAKGYLEFSNAGPVAKADLRGPICGLLTPRA; translated from the coding sequence ATGGGTACGCGACTTCGTTCGATCCGACACGCTGCGGCATTGCTGGCCGGCGCCTGGCTGACGATGGCCCCCATGGTCCAGGCCGCTGAGGGCCCCACCGTCACCACGACCGGCGGCACGGTGCAGGGGGAAAGCCTGCAACACGGCGGCGCCCTGTTCCGGGGCATTCCCTTCGCCCAGCCGCCGGTGGCCAATTTGCGCTGGCAGCCGCCGCAGCCCATCCGCTGGACCGGCGTGCGCCCCGCCACCCAATCCGCCGTCCCCTGCCTGCAAAGCGCCTATGGCTGGAACGACAAGGACGCCGCCCGCAGTGCGGAGGACTGCCTGTACCTGGACGTGCGCACCCCGGCCTTGACGCCGCCCAAGGCCCTGCCGGTCATGGTGTGGATCCACGGCGGCGCCAACCGCGCCGGCTCCGGCGGGGGATATTCCCTGTCCACCCTGACCGATCAGGGCGTGGTGCTGGTGACGGTGCAATACCGCCTGGACCTCTTCGGCTTCCTGTCGTTGCCGGAATTGACGGCGCAGTCGCCGGCCCACGCCTCGGGCAACTACGGCCTCATGGACCAGATCGCGGCCTTGCGCTGGGTGCGCGACAACATCGCCCGCTTCGGTGGCGACCCGGCCAACGTCACCATCTTCGGCGAATCCGCCGGCAGCCAGGACGTGGGCCTGCTGATGCTGTCGCCCCAGGCGCGCGGCCTGTTCACCAAGGCGATCGAACAGAGCGGCACGGCGGGATTTGGCGTCGCCCCCCGCACCCTGGCGGAGAATGAGGCCCTGGGCCGCGATCTGCTGGCCAAGGCCGGCGCCAAGGATTTGGCGCAGTTGCGGGCCATGCCGGGCCGCGACCTGCTGAATGCTGCCGCCCCCCTGATCCCGCCCACACCGGACGCCAGTTTCATCTGGTTGCAGGCGGTGGTGGACGGCCAGGTGCTGACCGAAACCCCGGCCCAGGCGCTGGCCCAGGGCCACCAGGCGCCGGTCCCCCTGATGATCGGCGCCAACGCCCGCGAACTGGGCCTGCACGGCGGGCCGGAGGCGGTGGTGCCCACCATCCGCCGGGAATTCGGCACCAACGCCGACAGGGCGATGGCTTTCTATGGCATCAAGGACGGCCAGGTACCGGCGCCGGACCCGCGCCTGGGTGACACCGCCACGCAGTTGGCCAGCGACCTTACCTTCCGCTGCCCCTCACTGGCCGTCGCCACCTGGCAGGCGGCGACGGGCGTGCCGGTCTGGGTCTATCACTTCGACCATGACCCGGCGCAAGGGCCCGTCAGCCACGGCAGCGACCTGCCCTTCGTCTTCAGCGGCCAGCCCGCCGGCAAGCCGGGCGACGACCGCCCCACCCTGCCCCGCTACTGGGCCAACTTCGCCCGCACCGGCAACCCGAACGGGACGGACCTGACGCCCTGGCCCGCCTTCGCCGCCGCCAAGGGTTACCTGGAGTTCAGCAACGCCGGCCCGGTCGCCAAGGCCGATTTGCGCGGCCCCATTTGCGGGCTGCTGACGCCCCGGGCGTGA
- a CDS encoding helix-turn-helix domain-containing protein has protein sequence MDAVTEIDRYILDTLMRDLVGHDHRPSAYLVYLALVADAAGGRVMLSHAEMAERTGLSKRAVQDALRHLAGRGLARISRTRTTEAATVEPLFPWRDRRG, from the coding sequence ATGGATGCCGTGACTGAGATCGACCGTTATATCCTGGATACGCTGATGCGCGACCTGGTGGGCCACGACCACCGTCCGTCCGCCTATCTGGTCTATCTGGCGCTGGTGGCCGACGCCGCTGGTGGCCGTGTCATGCTGAGCCACGCCGAAATGGCGGAACGCACGGGCCTGTCCAAGCGGGCGGTGCAGGATGCGTTGCGCCACCTTGCCGGACGCGGACTGGCGCGCATCAGCCGCACCCGGACGACGGAGGCCGCGACGGTGGAACCGCTGTTCCCCTGGCGCGACCGCCGGGGTTAG
- a CDS encoding VOC family protein, translating into MIRHLKFVGIPTGDQDRALAFWTEKMGFKVATDQPMGPQRWIELTIPGAQTGVVLFTPEGHEDRVGTFFNGSFHCDDLDYTYAKLVERGVTFLSGIEKQPWGSYARFQDPDGNTFVLSSR; encoded by the coding sequence ATGATCAGGCATCTGAAATTCGTCGGAATTCCCACCGGGGACCAGGACCGCGCCCTGGCGTTCTGGACGGAAAAGATGGGCTTCAAGGTCGCGACCGACCAGCCGATGGGCCCTCAGCGCTGGATCGAGCTGACCATCCCCGGGGCGCAGACGGGGGTGGTCCTGTTCACGCCGGAGGGGCATGAGGATCGCGTGGGCACCTTCTTCAACGGCAGCTTCCATTGCGACGACCTGGACTACACCTATGCCAAGCTGGTGGAACGGGGCGTGACCTTCCTGTCCGGCATCGAAAAACAGCCGTGGGGAAGTTACGCCCGGTTCCAGGATCCGGACGGCAACACCTTCGTGCTGTCCAGCCGCTGA
- a CDS encoding sugar porter family MFS transporter: MAFLFISIATAALAGLLFGFDTAVIAGVTGDLRTLMGLSPGAVGITVSSALVGTCIGALGAGRPGDRYGSRDCLRVMALLYLISGVGSAMAWDWPSLVFFRFIGGLGIGGSSVLAPVYIAEIAPPRRRGALVGLFQMNIVLGILVAYLSNYLVGGLGLGDAEWRWKLAVTAVPSAVFLSLLVIIPNSPRWLAAKGRLNEAAGVLARMGVADPDTTLRSLAQAGVEGEGRLSWRHHRRPILLAVSLALFNQLSGINAILYYLNDIFAAAGFGKVSADLQSVAVGATNLLFTGIAMTVIDRAGRRTLLLVGAVGMTASLVGAALILSGLGQGAWLIWALLGFIASFAFSQGAVIWVYIAEIFPTPVRARGQSLGSATHWLANAVLSGTFPLVAQYSKGAPFFLFAAMMALQFVVVLAFFPETKRVSLEEMAERLET, from the coding sequence ATGGCATTTTTGTTCATCAGTATCGCAACCGCGGCCTTGGCCGGCTTGCTGTTCGGCTTCGACACCGCGGTCATCGCCGGCGTCACCGGCGATTTGCGCACGCTGATGGGCCTGTCGCCGGGGGCCGTGGGCATCACCGTGTCCAGCGCGCTTGTCGGCACCTGCATCGGGGCGCTGGGCGCCGGCCGGCCGGGCGACCGGTACGGCAGCCGTGACTGCCTGCGGGTGATGGCGCTGCTGTACCTTATCTCGGGCGTGGGGTCGGCCATGGCCTGGGATTGGCCGTCGCTGGTCTTCTTCCGCTTCATCGGCGGCCTGGGCATCGGCGGGTCGTCGGTGCTGGCACCCGTCTATATCGCGGAGATCGCGCCGCCGCGCCGGCGCGGCGCCCTGGTCGGCCTGTTCCAGATGAACATCGTGCTGGGCATCCTGGTGGCCTATCTCAGCAACTACCTGGTGGGTGGCCTGGGGCTGGGCGACGCCGAATGGCGGTGGAAGCTGGCGGTGACGGCCGTGCCGTCCGCCGTGTTCCTCAGCCTGCTGGTCATCATCCCGAACAGCCCCCGTTGGCTGGCCGCCAAGGGCCGCCTGAACGAGGCGGCCGGGGTCCTGGCGCGCATGGGCGTGGCCGATCCGGACACCACCTTGCGCAGTCTGGCCCAGGCGGGTGTCGAAGGTGAGGGACGCCTGTCCTGGCGCCATCACCGCCGGCCCATCCTGCTGGCCGTCAGCCTGGCGCTGTTCAACCAGTTGAGCGGCATCAACGCCATCCTCTATTACCTGAACGACATCTTCGCGGCGGCGGGTTTCGGCAAGGTCTCGGCCGATTTGCAATCGGTGGCGGTGGGCGCCACCAACCTGTTGTTCACCGGTATCGCCATGACGGTGATCGACCGGGCGGGGCGCCGTACCCTGCTGCTGGTGGGGGCGGTGGGCATGACCGCCAGCCTGGTGGGGGCCGCCCTGATCCTGTCCGGCCTGGGCCAGGGCGCCTGGCTGATCTGGGCCCTGCTGGGTTTCATCGCCTCCTTCGCGTTCAGCCAGGGGGCCGTCATCTGGGTCTATATCGCGGAGATTTTCCCCACACCCGTCCGCGCCCGGGGGCAAAGCCTGGGCAGCGCCACCCACTGGCTGGCCAACGCCGTGCTGTCGGGCACCTTCCCCCTGGTGGCGCAGTATTCCAAGGGTGCGCCCTTCTTCCTGTTCGCCGCCATGATGGCATTGCAGTTCGTCGTCGTGCTGGCCTTCTTCCCCGAGACCAAACGCGTCTCGCTGGAGGAAATGGCGGAAAGGCTGGAGACCTGA
- a CDS encoding beta galactosidase jelly roll domain-containing protein gives MRAPMNAGRRLLWASLMMSAAMTGPLAAAADTPAYGPYNAAIAAGGDGLAKPLNGASLPADGPWTLSGWFQADELGKGIALIAGVGDAVNGRYLALNDGRLSLRTGNGAPLSGGSAVKPGTWHHALASFDGKTARLYLDGAEVARGTPASGIVTPTVGLAPRTATTNAFAGDIAGFTVRAGAVGADEAKAEAGHQPDASLINFEAGSPTWPVQVKQIMMGQVTPQDPWTLPKSGASYSKPVAQPLPPAGPALTADGADAWTVGGWRLAEGPSVQVDGAHVSQPGFDTKSWYVATVPGTVLTTLVDRGVYPDPDYGLNNLAIPEKLNRQDYWYRTEFDVPATLDGRHPLLTFKGINYAAEVWLNGKRLGAVRGAFIRGQFDVTGHLRPGQKNVLAVKIAPPPHPGVPHEQSIAAGVGENGGMQALDGPTFIASEGWDWIPAVRDRNTGLWQDVVLTATGPVRIGDTQVVTKLPLPDTSKADITITVPVENLTAQPVQTEIRAAFDDVTVTKTVTLAPGAGSVTLSPSEFPQLSVKKPALWWPNGLGEPTLHNLTLAAAAGGAKSDEKHTRFGIREVSYELSLMDSTQHLRRVEVDPTAAFQRGERVVDGSHTGIHKIAGGWVSSLLPGAEKSPAVTPVADERLAPYLILKVNGVRVPARGGSWGTDDWRKRVSRDRLEPFFRLHREAHVNIIRNWVGQNTEDVFFDLADEYGLMVLNDFWESTQDYNIEAEDVPLFLDNAADVIRRYRNHPSIVMWFGRNEGVPQPVLNEGLENLIATLDGTRYYSGSSNRVNLQDSGPYDYRDPSLYFTKFSRGFAVEVGTPSFPTLEAFQAAVPAADRWPVSDNWAYHDWHQSGNGDTHGFMKALESRFGPATSLADFERKAQMMNYESHRAIFEGMNAGLWTVNSGRLLWMTQPAWPSTNWQIMSHDYDTHGAFYGVQKAAEPLHVQLNLPDNGITVVNNTREARKGLSLRTRAYTVEGKQLLDKSQAVDAPADAATLVQHLDLAADIQANGLVMVELLLSDANGTLSQNVYWRANDDAGNRRLNDLSPQPVTIAATTEKAGEEVRVRVTLANTGGVPALMGKLTLLNADGTRLLPAYASDNYISLMPGEQRQVTIAYPAAAAHGQPQVALRGWNIQPATAPVTGQ, from the coding sequence ATGCGTGCACCGATGAATGCTGGCCGCCGACTGCTGTGGGCGTCGCTGATGATGTCCGCCGCGATGACCGGGCCGCTGGCCGCCGCCGCCGATACGCCCGCTTATGGCCCCTATAACGCCGCCATCGCCGCCGGTGGTGACGGCCTGGCCAAGCCCCTGAACGGCGCCAGCCTGCCGGCGGACGGCCCCTGGACCCTGTCCGGCTGGTTCCAGGCGGATGAGTTGGGCAAGGGCATCGCCTTGATCGCGGGCGTGGGCGACGCGGTGAACGGCCGTTACCTGGCCTTGAACGACGGCCGCCTCAGCCTGCGCACCGGCAACGGCGCACCCCTGTCCGGCGGATCGGCGGTGAAGCCGGGCACCTGGCACCACGCGCTGGCCAGCTTCGACGGCAAGACCGCGCGCCTGTACCTGGATGGGGCGGAGGTGGCGCGCGGCACCCCGGCATCCGGCATCGTCACCCCCACGGTGGGCCTGGCCCCCCGCACCGCCACCACCAATGCCTTCGCCGGCGACATCGCGGGCTTCACCGTGCGGGCCGGCGCCGTTGGCGCCGATGAGGCCAAGGCGGAGGCCGGCCATCAGCCGGACGCCAGCCTGATCAATTTCGAAGCCGGCAGCCCCACCTGGCCCGTGCAGGTGAAGCAGATCATGATGGGCCAGGTGACGCCGCAGGATCCCTGGACCCTGCCCAAGAGCGGTGCGTCCTATTCCAAGCCGGTGGCCCAGCCCCTGCCCCCCGCCGGCCCGGCGCTGACGGCCGATGGCGCCGACGCCTGGACGGTGGGCGGCTGGCGCCTGGCGGAGGGGCCCAGCGTGCAGGTCGACGGCGCGCACGTGTCGCAGCCGGGCTTCGACACCAAATCCTGGTATGTGGCGACAGTGCCCGGCACGGTGCTGACCACCCTGGTCGACCGGGGCGTCTATCCCGACCCCGATTATGGCCTGAACAACCTGGCCATCCCGGAAAAGCTGAACCGCCAGGATTACTGGTACCGGACGGAGTTCGACGTGCCGGCCACCCTGGACGGCCGCCACCCGCTGCTGACCTTCAAGGGCATCAACTACGCCGCCGAGGTCTGGCTGAACGGCAAGCGCCTGGGCGCGGTGCGCGGCGCCTTCATCCGCGGGCAGTTCGACGTCACCGGCCATTTGCGCCCGGGGCAGAAGAACGTGCTGGCGGTCAAGATCGCCCCGCCGCCCCATCCCGGCGTGCCGCATGAGCAATCCATCGCCGCCGGCGTGGGTGAGAACGGCGGCATGCAGGCGCTGGACGGCCCCACCTTCATCGCCAGCGAGGGCTGGGACTGGATCCCGGCGGTGCGCGACCGCAACACCGGCCTGTGGCAGGACGTGGTGCTGACCGCCACCGGCCCAGTGCGCATCGGCGACACCCAAGTGGTGACCAAGCTGCCCCTGCCCGACACCTCCAAGGCCGATATCACCATCACCGTGCCGGTGGAAAACCTGACGGCCCAGCCGGTGCAGACGGAGATCCGCGCCGCCTTCGACGACGTCACCGTCACCAAGACGGTGACCCTGGCGCCGGGTGCCGGCAGCGTCACGCTGTCCCCATCGGAATTCCCGCAGCTGAGCGTGAAGAAGCCCGCGCTGTGGTGGCCCAACGGCCTGGGTGAGCCCACCCTGCACAACCTCACCTTGGCCGCCGCCGCCGGTGGTGCCAAATCGGATGAGAAGCACACCCGCTTCGGCATCCGTGAGGTGTCGTATGAGCTGTCGCTGATGGACAGCACCCAGCACCTGCGCCGGGTGGAGGTGGACCCCACCGCCGCCTTCCAGCGGGGCGAGCGCGTGGTGGATGGCAGCCACACCGGCATCCACAAGATCGCCGGCGGCTGGGTGTCGTCCCTGCTGCCGGGCGCGGAAAAATCACCGGCGGTGACGCCGGTGGCCGACGAGCGCCTGGCGCCCTACCTGATCCTGAAGGTCAACGGCGTGCGGGTGCCCGCGCGCGGCGGCAGCTGGGGCACCGACGATTGGCGCAAGCGCGTGTCGCGCGACCGGCTGGAACCCTTCTTCCGCCTGCATCGCGAGGCCCACGTCAACATCATCCGCAACTGGGTGGGCCAGAACACCGAGGATGTGTTCTTCGACCTGGCCGACGAATACGGCCTGATGGTGCTGAACGATTTCTGGGAAAGCACCCAGGATTACAACATCGAGGCCGAGGACGTGCCGTTGTTCCTGGACAACGCCGCCGACGTCATCCGCCGCTATCGCAACCACCCGTCCATCGTCATGTGGTTCGGCCGCAACGAGGGCGTGCCCCAGCCGGTGCTGAACGAGGGGCTGGAGAACCTGATCGCCACCCTGGACGGCACCCGTTACTACAGCGGCAGTTCCAACCGCGTGAACCTGCAGGACAGCGGCCCCTACGACTATCGCGACCCGTCGCTGTACTTCACCAAGTTCTCGCGCGGCTTCGCGGTGGAGGTGGGCACCCCCTCCTTCCCCACGCTGGAGGCGTTCCAGGCGGCGGTGCCGGCGGCCGACCGCTGGCCGGTCAGCGACAATTGGGCCTATCACGACTGGCACCAGAGCGGCAACGGCGACACCCACGGCTTCATGAAGGCCCTGGAAAGCCGGTTCGGCCCCGCCACCAGCCTGGCGGACTTCGAACGCAAGGCCCAGATGATGAACTACGAAAGCCACCGGGCCATTTTCGAGGGCATGAACGCCGGCCTGTGGACGGTGAACAGCGGCCGCCTGCTGTGGATGACCCAGCCGGCCTGGCCCAGCACCAACTGGCAGATCATGAGCCACGACTACGACACCCACGGCGCCTTCTACGGCGTGCAGAAGGCGGCGGAGCCCTTGCACGTGCAGTTGAACCTGCCGGACAACGGGATCACCGTCGTCAACAACACCCGCGAGGCCCGCAAGGGCCTGAGCTTGCGCACCCGGGCCTACACGGTCGAGGGCAAGCAACTGCTGGACAAGTCCCAGGCCGTGGACGCCCCGGCCGACGCCGCCACCCTGGTGCAGCACCTGGATCTGGCCGCCGACATCCAGGCCAACGGCCTGGTCATGGTGGAACTGCTGCTGTCGGACGCCAACGGCACCCTGTCGCAGAACGTCTACTGGCGGGCCAACGACGATGCCGGCAACCGCCGCCTGAACGATTTGTCGCCCCAGCCGGTGACGATTGCCGCCACGACGGAGAAGGCGGGTGAGGAGGTGCGGGTGCGCGTCACCCTGGCCAACACCGGCGGCGTCCCGGCCCTGATGGGCAAGCTGACCCTGCTGAACGCCGACGGCACCCGCCTGCTGCCGGCCTACGCCAGCGACAATTACATCTCCCTGATGCCGGGTGAACAGCGGCAGGTCACCATCGCCTATCCGGCGGCGGCGGCCCACGGCCAACCGCAGGTGGCCTTGCGCGGCTGGAACATCCAGCCCGCCACGGCGCCGGTCACGGGGCAATAA